A segment of the Panicum hallii strain FIL2 chromosome 1, PHallii_v3.1, whole genome shotgun sequence genome:
GGAATCAAACCACCAAAACAGCGGTCACCAACACATAGCTCGCCAATACCTGGTGCCCAAACCTGCAGCGCTCGCCGCTGGGGACCGGAAGCCGAGCCTATTTCTTGCCGCGACGGCACCGCGCGCGCGCACGACACGTTCCTTAATCTGGGTGGCTTCACGCTCGCGATCACGTACGGATGCTCAGCGTCCTGCACCgccgacggccgccgccgccgccgagccccCGCCCCGACGACGGCTCCCTCGCCTGCTACGGCATCGTCGTCGCCACCGCGTCGCTGCTCCTGTTCACCACCCTCGCCGCCACAGTCAGCCTCGCCAAGGCGggcgcgctcgccggcgcggCCGTGGTGGTGTTCGGCGCCGCCGGATGCGTCTCCCGGTGCtgcgcgggcggcagcggggcgGGTCCCGCGCTTCCGACGAcggtggcgccggcgccggcggcgcgcgcgagggCGGCGTGCGGGCTGGTGGACGCGGCGATCGAATCGCTGCCGGCGTTCGCCtacacgcgcgccgccgcgtgtggcgcggagggcggcggcggcagcagcaagTCCGGGAGGTGCGCGCTGTGCCCCGTGTGCCTGGAGGACGTCGAGGCCGGCGAGATGGTGCGGCAGCTGCCGGCGTGCCGGCACCTGTTCCACGTGGAGTGCATCGACATGTGGCTCCACTCGCACGCGACGTGCCCCCTGTGCCGGTGCCAAGTCTCGCCGCAGCAAGTTGGTGTGAAGCTCGCGGCGGCAGCAGATCCACCGGATGATGCGCCGCCGGTGTGATCCTACTCAGGGAAGAAGGCCATGTCATGTGGCGACTAAGATCGTCGATTTTGCTCAATCCTGCAACGATTTTTTGCTGAAGCAGAAGTTTGTGCATAAATGGTGTGTGAATCATCAAAAGCTTTGTTCACCTGATGCTCGAACAGATAGTGAGTCGGTAATTCTTGTCATGGATTAGTGGGTTTACTGCCGTCAGGAATCAGTAAACATCCCCAAAAAAACAGAAATCAGCAAACGCAATGGATAAGCATGAGATATCTCAGAGATTCTCACTGTACGGGAACCCGAGAAGACAATTAGCCACTCATTAGTCATTTAGTGTTATCAGTCTGACTGTTCCTGTGCCGCATTTGTCTGCTGTAACAAATTTCTAGTGTCTCTATAAAGCCTAAACATTATGACACCAAATAGGTATAATATGAAATTATATTTCATGGTGAATCTAATAATACGTATTCGGTATCACAAATATTGATCCTTTTTTAAAACAAACTTGATCAAACTTTGAATAATTTGATATAGCATAAAGCTAGAATGACATTGTTTTAAGGATGCAGGGAGTATATCACTACTCTAAAGAAGACGATGATATATGAAAAAGAAGAAGACAATGATGGGGAGAAAAGGTATGGCTCGACACATTTTGCTAGTACCACAGAGGATTTGAATCCCTTGAATTGTGGTAAACTATCTGTATGATGTTTTTTCCCTTACATCTTAATGATTATACTTGCCAATTgggcaaaaagaagaaagaataCCTACTAATTCACCTTTTCCATTTGCGTTGCTTCTAACGGCAATGAAGGCGTCGAGGTGCAACTGGACGGCTGCACTTGTAGGAGGTATCCAAATAGCAACACTATCAAAATGTCGCCCTATCGACACAACAAATTGCCGAAAATCTGACAACCATCTGGACAA
Coding sequences within it:
- the LOC112876799 gene encoding RING-H2 finger protein ATL39-like; amino-acid sequence: MLSVLHRRRPPPPPSPRPDDGSLACYGIVVATASLLLFTTLAATVSLAKAGALAGAAVVVFGAAGCVSRCCAGGSGAGPALPTTVAPAPAARARAACGLVDAAIESLPAFAYTRAAACGAEGGGGSSKSGRCALCPVCLEDVEAGEMVRQLPACRHLFHVECIDMWLHSHATCPLCRCQVSPQQVGVKLAAAADPPDDAPPV